A stretch of the Cuculus canorus isolate bCucCan1 chromosome 15, bCucCan1.pri, whole genome shotgun sequence genome encodes the following:
- the TMC5 gene encoding transmembrane channel-like protein 5 isoform X2, which yields MSYHYNEAFENPDYHFSETLEIDRRRSPQKNLFSHQTPYDYDTSPYGSYGEHSEREQNYPLAIPMASLRRGSESSRGFPRVDVLSRSPYGHSTDNLSFEPEPDLAYSPPSTFHLLDRPYAHRVASVSYGTIIQNNGRPPEEIVMASSSLFETDPAHKEEDKLVGNLASMTTSERIKAIQKMPETMKKKREIRDKVLKEITKKSSHHSTQLPCCTHCLQGAALSFRRFGNTLLEYFSLLRFWHKTLKIIGAEFGTSVLSYFIFLKWLLAFNVFSFLINFSFITIPQFIAAEPNNLTFTGLELFTGSGYFQQTVLYYGFYTNATISKITNGASYNMQLAYIFTVGLYFVVCFLILLVSMAKSFCRNFINPWMYSGKASKLLCTWDFNITNEKAVKLKQKNLSTQIKEDLSEVNREVLNFSVRERVVHIVIHLASWAASLGTAVAACAGVYFLSINNLKLFVKGHENDQETQAAMLVLPIIASLLNTLIPFFYSWLGQLERFQTPGHQIYVTIARNIVLKISIVGILCYYWLNIVAVSESQCWETLVGQDIYRLVLVDFIFCLLGSFFGEFLRRIIGTALKLGLPEFDIARNVLDLIYAQTLTWIGIPFSPLLPGIQMIAFSIVFCVKKVSLMMNCQPPRKVWRTAQMTTSFMFLLFFPSFLGVLSVIGVTVWRLKPSEECGPFRGLPSMYAAVSEWIKLLESYTASKWVVWIYYNLVTSELFFFILSVIVLIISYLYWQIIEGRKTMTKLLHKQIINEGKDKMFLLEKLRALQRANQTPPAPRGQDQQRRPSSYNPSRQPAQQVPDYPGRTCDRNQNAALSEHPYSARISTGTGFPPDSKTPHLSRRPGVSEAVALALRAREAAQWEDEESDSDF from the exons ATGTCTTATCATTACAATGAAGCCTTTGAAAATCCGGACTACCACTTTTCAGAGACACTGGAAATTGATAGAAG GAGGAGTCCTCAAAAGAATCTGTTCTCTCACCAAACCCCTTACGATTATGATACTTCACCATATGGTTCCTATGGAGAACACAGTGAAAGAGAGCAGAATTACCCTCTGGCCATACCAATGGCCTCCCTGAGACGTGGCTCTGAATCCAGCAGAGGTTTTCCAAGAGTTGATGTCCTAAGCAGAAGTCCCTATGGACATTCCACAG ATAATCTTTCCTTTGAGCCTGAGCCAGACCTGGCATACAGCCCGCCTTCTACCTTCCACCTGCTGGATCGCCCCTATGCTCACAGAGTTGCCAGCGTATCATACG GTACCATTATTCAGAACAACGGAAGACCACCTGAAGAGATCGTCATGGCATCTTCCAGCCTTTTTGAAACAGATCCAGCGCATAAAGAAG AGGACAAACTAGTTGGAAATCTTGCAAGTATGACCACCAGTGAAAGGATTAAAGCGATCCAGAAGATGCCAGagaccatgaaaaaaaagagagagatcag GGATAAAGTTctcaaagaaataacaaaaaaatcaagccacCACAGTACTCAACTTCCCTGCTGCACGCACTGtctgcagggagcagctctg TCATTTCGGCGATTTGGAAATACCTTGTTAGAATATTTTAGCTTACTGCGGTTCTGGCACAAGACTCTGAAAATCATTGGTGCTGAGTTTGGAACAAgtgttctttcttattttattttcttgaagtgGCTGCTAGCTTTCAATGTCTTCTCATTCCTCATAAACTTCAGTTTCATCACAATCCCTCAGTTCATTGCAGCGGAACCAAATAACCTTACATTCACGGGTCTGGAGCTGTTCACTGGATCT GGTTATTTTCAACAAACAGTGCTCTACTATGGCTTTTACACCAATGCTACAATCAGTAAAATAACAAATGGTGCATCTTACAACATGCAGCTGGCATATATTTTCACCGTTGGATTATATTTTGTCGTCTGTTTTCTTATCTTGTTGGTCAG CATGGCAAAATCCTTCTGCAGGAACTTCATTAACCCTTGGATGTACTCTGGAAAAGCCAGCAAACTTCTCTGCACTTGGGACTTCAATATAACTAACGAAAAAGCCGTtaagctgaaacaaaagaatCTCAGCACACAAATAAAG GAAGACCTCTCTGAAGTAAACCGAGAAGTTCTAAATTTTTCTGTAAGAGAGAGAGTTGTTCATATTGTTATTCATCTTGCTTCTTGGGCTGCTTCTCTGGGAACAGCAGTAGCTGCTTGTGCTGGTGTTTACTTCCTCTCCATTAATAACCTAAAG CTGTTTGTGAAAGGGCATGAAAATGACCAAGAGACCCAAGCTGCGATGTTGGTGCTACCTATTATCGCATCTCTCCTCAACACATTGATTCCATTCTTCTACTCATGGCTTGGACAGCTGGAGAGATTTCAGACTCCTGGACACCAGATATATGTCACTATTGCGAG aaatatCGTCCTGAAAATATCAATTGTTGGAATACTGTGCTACTACTGGCTTAACATTGTGGCTGTGTCGGAGTCACAG tgCTGGGAAACTCTGGTTGGCCAAGATATCTATCGTCTTGTTCTAGTTGACttcatattttgtttgcttggctCTTTCTTTGGAGAGTTTTTACGAAG aaTTATTGGAACTGCATTGAAACTGGGGTTGCCAGAATTTGATATTGCACGAAATGTTTTAGATTTGATATATGCGCAGACTTTGACCTG gATTGGCATCCCCTTCTCACCTCTGCTGCCCGGTATCCAGATGATAGCATTTTCTATAGTATTTTGTGTGAAAAAG GTCAGTCTGATGATGAATTGCCAACCCCCTCGCAAAGTCTGGAGAACTGCTCAAATGACAACTTCCTTCATGTTCCTGctgttcttcccttccttcctcgGAGTCCTGTCTGTCATTGGAGTCACTGTCTGGAG GTTAAAACCTTCCGAAGAATGTGGTCCTTTTAGAGGTTTGCCTTCCATGTATGCTGCAGTCTCTGAGTGGATAAAACTACTGGAAAGTTACACTGCCTCAAAATGGGTGGTGTGGATCTACTATAACTTAGTTACAAgtgaactttttttcttcatcctctcTGTTATTGTTCT AATTATTTCTTATCTTTACTGGCAAAtaatagaaggaagaaagacCATGACCAAACTCCTGCATAAGCAAATTATAAAT gaaggaaaagataaaatgtttttacttgAAAAACTACGGGCACTGCAAAGGGCAAACCAAACGCCACCTGCGCCAAGAGGACAAGACCAGCAG AGAAGGCCCTCTTCATACAACCCCTCGCGGCAACCTGCCCAGCAAGTGCCGGACTACCCAGGAAGGACATGTGACAGAAACCAAAATGCCGCCCTCAGCGAG caTCCCTATTCTGCCAGGATCTCGACGGGGACTGGCTTCCCTCCAG ATTCAAAGACACCCCATCTCAGCAGGAGGCCAGGGGTGTCTGAGGCAGTGGCGCTCGCTCTGCGTGCGAGGGAAGCAGCACAGTGGGAAGATGAAGAGAGTGACAGTGATTTCTGA
- the TMC5 gene encoding transmembrane channel-like protein 5 isoform X1, which yields MSYHYNEAFENPDYHFSETLEIDRRRSPQKNLFSHQTPYDYDTSPYGSYGEHSEREQNYPLAIPMASLRRGSESSRGFPRVDVLSRSPYGHSTDNLSFEPEPDLAYSPPSTFHLLDRPYAHRVASVSYGDDLCFVNNDRYNTFHTRCTIIQNNGRPPEEIVMASSSLFETDPAHKEEDKLVGNLASMTTSERIKAIQKMPETMKKKREIRDKVLKEITKKSSHHSTQLPCCTHCLQGAALSFRRFGNTLLEYFSLLRFWHKTLKIIGAEFGTSVLSYFIFLKWLLAFNVFSFLINFSFITIPQFIAAEPNNLTFTGLELFTGSGYFQQTVLYYGFYTNATISKITNGASYNMQLAYIFTVGLYFVVCFLILLVSMAKSFCRNFINPWMYSGKASKLLCTWDFNITNEKAVKLKQKNLSTQIKEDLSEVNREVLNFSVRERVVHIVIHLASWAASLGTAVAACAGVYFLSINNLKLFVKGHENDQETQAAMLVLPIIASLLNTLIPFFYSWLGQLERFQTPGHQIYVTIARNIVLKISIVGILCYYWLNIVAVSESQCWETLVGQDIYRLVLVDFIFCLLGSFFGEFLRRIIGTALKLGLPEFDIARNVLDLIYAQTLTWIGIPFSPLLPGIQMIAFSIVFCVKKVSLMMNCQPPRKVWRTAQMTTSFMFLLFFPSFLGVLSVIGVTVWRLKPSEECGPFRGLPSMYAAVSEWIKLLESYTASKWVVWIYYNLVTSELFFFILSVIVLIISYLYWQIIEGRKTMTKLLHKQIINEGKDKMFLLEKLRALQRANQTPPAPRGQDQQRRPSSYNPSRQPAQQVPDYPGRTCDRNQNAALSEHPYSARISTGTGFPPDSKTPHLSRRPGVSEAVALALRAREAAQWEDEESDSDF from the exons ATGTCTTATCATTACAATGAAGCCTTTGAAAATCCGGACTACCACTTTTCAGAGACACTGGAAATTGATAGAAG GAGGAGTCCTCAAAAGAATCTGTTCTCTCACCAAACCCCTTACGATTATGATACTTCACCATATGGTTCCTATGGAGAACACAGTGAAAGAGAGCAGAATTACCCTCTGGCCATACCAATGGCCTCCCTGAGACGTGGCTCTGAATCCAGCAGAGGTTTTCCAAGAGTTGATGTCCTAAGCAGAAGTCCCTATGGACATTCCACAG ATAATCTTTCCTTTGAGCCTGAGCCAGACCTGGCATACAGCCCGCCTTCTACCTTCCACCTGCTGGATCGCCCCTATGCTCACAGAGTTGCCAGCGTATCATACG GTGATGATCTTTGTTTCGTGAACAATGACAGATACAACACCTTCCACACTCGCT GTACCATTATTCAGAACAACGGAAGACCACCTGAAGAGATCGTCATGGCATCTTCCAGCCTTTTTGAAACAGATCCAGCGCATAAAGAAG AGGACAAACTAGTTGGAAATCTTGCAAGTATGACCACCAGTGAAAGGATTAAAGCGATCCAGAAGATGCCAGagaccatgaaaaaaaagagagagatcag GGATAAAGTTctcaaagaaataacaaaaaaatcaagccacCACAGTACTCAACTTCCCTGCTGCACGCACTGtctgcagggagcagctctg TCATTTCGGCGATTTGGAAATACCTTGTTAGAATATTTTAGCTTACTGCGGTTCTGGCACAAGACTCTGAAAATCATTGGTGCTGAGTTTGGAACAAgtgttctttcttattttattttcttgaagtgGCTGCTAGCTTTCAATGTCTTCTCATTCCTCATAAACTTCAGTTTCATCACAATCCCTCAGTTCATTGCAGCGGAACCAAATAACCTTACATTCACGGGTCTGGAGCTGTTCACTGGATCT GGTTATTTTCAACAAACAGTGCTCTACTATGGCTTTTACACCAATGCTACAATCAGTAAAATAACAAATGGTGCATCTTACAACATGCAGCTGGCATATATTTTCACCGTTGGATTATATTTTGTCGTCTGTTTTCTTATCTTGTTGGTCAG CATGGCAAAATCCTTCTGCAGGAACTTCATTAACCCTTGGATGTACTCTGGAAAAGCCAGCAAACTTCTCTGCACTTGGGACTTCAATATAACTAACGAAAAAGCCGTtaagctgaaacaaaagaatCTCAGCACACAAATAAAG GAAGACCTCTCTGAAGTAAACCGAGAAGTTCTAAATTTTTCTGTAAGAGAGAGAGTTGTTCATATTGTTATTCATCTTGCTTCTTGGGCTGCTTCTCTGGGAACAGCAGTAGCTGCTTGTGCTGGTGTTTACTTCCTCTCCATTAATAACCTAAAG CTGTTTGTGAAAGGGCATGAAAATGACCAAGAGACCCAAGCTGCGATGTTGGTGCTACCTATTATCGCATCTCTCCTCAACACATTGATTCCATTCTTCTACTCATGGCTTGGACAGCTGGAGAGATTTCAGACTCCTGGACACCAGATATATGTCACTATTGCGAG aaatatCGTCCTGAAAATATCAATTGTTGGAATACTGTGCTACTACTGGCTTAACATTGTGGCTGTGTCGGAGTCACAG tgCTGGGAAACTCTGGTTGGCCAAGATATCTATCGTCTTGTTCTAGTTGACttcatattttgtttgcttggctCTTTCTTTGGAGAGTTTTTACGAAG aaTTATTGGAACTGCATTGAAACTGGGGTTGCCAGAATTTGATATTGCACGAAATGTTTTAGATTTGATATATGCGCAGACTTTGACCTG gATTGGCATCCCCTTCTCACCTCTGCTGCCCGGTATCCAGATGATAGCATTTTCTATAGTATTTTGTGTGAAAAAG GTCAGTCTGATGATGAATTGCCAACCCCCTCGCAAAGTCTGGAGAACTGCTCAAATGACAACTTCCTTCATGTTCCTGctgttcttcccttccttcctcgGAGTCCTGTCTGTCATTGGAGTCACTGTCTGGAG GTTAAAACCTTCCGAAGAATGTGGTCCTTTTAGAGGTTTGCCTTCCATGTATGCTGCAGTCTCTGAGTGGATAAAACTACTGGAAAGTTACACTGCCTCAAAATGGGTGGTGTGGATCTACTATAACTTAGTTACAAgtgaactttttttcttcatcctctcTGTTATTGTTCT AATTATTTCTTATCTTTACTGGCAAAtaatagaaggaagaaagacCATGACCAAACTCCTGCATAAGCAAATTATAAAT gaaggaaaagataaaatgtttttacttgAAAAACTACGGGCACTGCAAAGGGCAAACCAAACGCCACCTGCGCCAAGAGGACAAGACCAGCAG AGAAGGCCCTCTTCATACAACCCCTCGCGGCAACCTGCCCAGCAAGTGCCGGACTACCCAGGAAGGACATGTGACAGAAACCAAAATGCCGCCCTCAGCGAG caTCCCTATTCTGCCAGGATCTCGACGGGGACTGGCTTCCCTCCAG ATTCAAAGACACCCCATCTCAGCAGGAGGCCAGGGGTGTCTGAGGCAGTGGCGCTCGCTCTGCGTGCGAGGGAAGCAGCACAGTGGGAAGATGAAGAGAGTGACAGTGATTTCTGA
- the GDE1 gene encoding glycerophosphodiester phosphodiesterase 1: MLCYAEAPLWSLPALLGAALALVRGPALGCLLAAGLALALQLLSLAPAAPHSARRVLRPRGRPARIAHRGGAHDAPENTLAAIREAAANGATGVELDLEFTADGVPILMHDETVERTTDGSGRLCDLTFDEIRRLNPSAKHRLWRKFQGEKVPTLREAVVESMRHNLTIYFDVKGHASQAVDALKQLYLEFPHLYNDSIVCSFMPDVVYKMRQADSNVVTALTYRPWFLSHFGDGTPHFNSFWKHYLYMMMDVILDWILHSFLWRLCGVSALLIQKNSVSQEYVRYWSSKGIEVVAWTVNTFAEKNYYESVLESSYITDSLVEDCDPHY, encoded by the exons ATGCTGTGCTACGCGGAGGCGCCGCTGTGGTCGCTGCCGGCGCTGCTGGGCGCGGCGCTGGCGCTGGTCCGCGGCCCGGCGCTGGGCTGCCTGCTGGCGGCCGGCCTGGCGCTGGCgctgcagctgctcagcctggCGCCCGCCGCCCCCCACAGCGCCCGCCGCGTCCTGCGGCCCCGCGGCCGCCCCGCCCGCATCGCCCACCGCGGCGGCGCCCACGACGCGCCCGAGAACACGCTGGCGGCCATCCGAGAG gcagcTGCGAATGGAGCAACGGGTGTTGAGCTGGATCTTGAATTTACTGCAGATGGTGTTCCCATTCTAATGCACGATGAAACAGTAGAAAGGACAACTGATGGGTCTGGAAGATTGTGTGACTTGACTTTTGATGAAATTAGGAGGCTTAATCCGTCTGCAAAACATAGGCTGTG GAGAAAATTCCAAGGTGAGAAGGTACCAACTCTGAGAGAAGCTGTCGTGGAGTCTATGCGTCACAATCTTACAATCTACTTTGATGTCAAAGGCCACGCAAGTCAG GCGGTTGATGCCCTAAAGCAACTCTACCTGGAATTTCCACATTTGTATAATGACAGCATAGTCTGTTCTTTCATGCCAGATGTTGTTTATAAG ATGAGACAAGCTGACAGTAATGTTGTAACAGCACTGACATACAGGCCTTGGTTTCTGAGTCATTTTGGAGATGGAACACCCCATTTCAATTCCTTCTGGAAACATTATTTGTATATGATGATGGATGTCATTCTAGATTGGATCTTACACAGTTTCTTGTGGAGACTTTGTGGGGTTTCAGCTCTCCTTATACAGAAAAATTCGGTTTCTCA AGAGTATGTGAGGTACTGGTCTTCGAAAGGAATTGAAGTAGTTGCCTGGACAGTGAACACATTTGCCGAAAAAAACTACTACGAAAGCGTCCTCGAATCCAGCTACATCACCGACAGCTTGGTGGAAGACTGTGACCCTCATTATTAG
- the TMC5 gene encoding transmembrane channel-like protein 5 isoform X3 codes for MASSSLFETDPAHKEEDKLVGNLASMTTSERIKAIQKMPETMKKKREIRDKVLKEITKKSSHHSTQLPCCTHCLQGAALSFRRFGNTLLEYFSLLRFWHKTLKIIGAEFGTSVLSYFIFLKWLLAFNVFSFLINFSFITIPQFIAAEPNNLTFTGLELFTGSGYFQQTVLYYGFYTNATISKITNGASYNMQLAYIFTVGLYFVVCFLILLVSMAKSFCRNFINPWMYSGKASKLLCTWDFNITNEKAVKLKQKNLSTQIKEDLSEVNREVLNFSVRERVVHIVIHLASWAASLGTAVAACAGVYFLSINNLKLFVKGHENDQETQAAMLVLPIIASLLNTLIPFFYSWLGQLERFQTPGHQIYVTIARNIVLKISIVGILCYYWLNIVAVSESQCWETLVGQDIYRLVLVDFIFCLLGSFFGEFLRRIIGTALKLGLPEFDIARNVLDLIYAQTLTWIGIPFSPLLPGIQMIAFSIVFCVKKVSLMMNCQPPRKVWRTAQMTTSFMFLLFFPSFLGVLSVIGVTVWRLKPSEECGPFRGLPSMYAAVSEWIKLLESYTASKWVVWIYYNLVTSELFFFILSVIVLIISYLYWQIIEGRKTMTKLLHKQIINEGKDKMFLLEKLRALQRANQTPPAPRGQDQQRRPSSYNPSRQPAQQVPDYPGRTCDRNQNAALSEHPYSARISTGTGFPPDSKTPHLSRRPGVSEAVALALRAREAAQWEDEESDSDF; via the exons ATGGCATCTTCCAGCCTTTTTGAAACAGATCCAGCGCATAAAGAAG AGGACAAACTAGTTGGAAATCTTGCAAGTATGACCACCAGTGAAAGGATTAAAGCGATCCAGAAGATGCCAGagaccatgaaaaaaaagagagagatcag GGATAAAGTTctcaaagaaataacaaaaaaatcaagccacCACAGTACTCAACTTCCCTGCTGCACGCACTGtctgcagggagcagctctg TCATTTCGGCGATTTGGAAATACCTTGTTAGAATATTTTAGCTTACTGCGGTTCTGGCACAAGACTCTGAAAATCATTGGTGCTGAGTTTGGAACAAgtgttctttcttattttattttcttgaagtgGCTGCTAGCTTTCAATGTCTTCTCATTCCTCATAAACTTCAGTTTCATCACAATCCCTCAGTTCATTGCAGCGGAACCAAATAACCTTACATTCACGGGTCTGGAGCTGTTCACTGGATCT GGTTATTTTCAACAAACAGTGCTCTACTATGGCTTTTACACCAATGCTACAATCAGTAAAATAACAAATGGTGCATCTTACAACATGCAGCTGGCATATATTTTCACCGTTGGATTATATTTTGTCGTCTGTTTTCTTATCTTGTTGGTCAG CATGGCAAAATCCTTCTGCAGGAACTTCATTAACCCTTGGATGTACTCTGGAAAAGCCAGCAAACTTCTCTGCACTTGGGACTTCAATATAACTAACGAAAAAGCCGTtaagctgaaacaaaagaatCTCAGCACACAAATAAAG GAAGACCTCTCTGAAGTAAACCGAGAAGTTCTAAATTTTTCTGTAAGAGAGAGAGTTGTTCATATTGTTATTCATCTTGCTTCTTGGGCTGCTTCTCTGGGAACAGCAGTAGCTGCTTGTGCTGGTGTTTACTTCCTCTCCATTAATAACCTAAAG CTGTTTGTGAAAGGGCATGAAAATGACCAAGAGACCCAAGCTGCGATGTTGGTGCTACCTATTATCGCATCTCTCCTCAACACATTGATTCCATTCTTCTACTCATGGCTTGGACAGCTGGAGAGATTTCAGACTCCTGGACACCAGATATATGTCACTATTGCGAG aaatatCGTCCTGAAAATATCAATTGTTGGAATACTGTGCTACTACTGGCTTAACATTGTGGCTGTGTCGGAGTCACAG tgCTGGGAAACTCTGGTTGGCCAAGATATCTATCGTCTTGTTCTAGTTGACttcatattttgtttgcttggctCTTTCTTTGGAGAGTTTTTACGAAG aaTTATTGGAACTGCATTGAAACTGGGGTTGCCAGAATTTGATATTGCACGAAATGTTTTAGATTTGATATATGCGCAGACTTTGACCTG gATTGGCATCCCCTTCTCACCTCTGCTGCCCGGTATCCAGATGATAGCATTTTCTATAGTATTTTGTGTGAAAAAG GTCAGTCTGATGATGAATTGCCAACCCCCTCGCAAAGTCTGGAGAACTGCTCAAATGACAACTTCCTTCATGTTCCTGctgttcttcccttccttcctcgGAGTCCTGTCTGTCATTGGAGTCACTGTCTGGAG GTTAAAACCTTCCGAAGAATGTGGTCCTTTTAGAGGTTTGCCTTCCATGTATGCTGCAGTCTCTGAGTGGATAAAACTACTGGAAAGTTACACTGCCTCAAAATGGGTGGTGTGGATCTACTATAACTTAGTTACAAgtgaactttttttcttcatcctctcTGTTATTGTTCT AATTATTTCTTATCTTTACTGGCAAAtaatagaaggaagaaagacCATGACCAAACTCCTGCATAAGCAAATTATAAAT gaaggaaaagataaaatgtttttacttgAAAAACTACGGGCACTGCAAAGGGCAAACCAAACGCCACCTGCGCCAAGAGGACAAGACCAGCAG AGAAGGCCCTCTTCATACAACCCCTCGCGGCAACCTGCCCAGCAAGTGCCGGACTACCCAGGAAGGACATGTGACAGAAACCAAAATGCCGCCCTCAGCGAG caTCCCTATTCTGCCAGGATCTCGACGGGGACTGGCTTCCCTCCAG ATTCAAAGACACCCCATCTCAGCAGGAGGCCAGGGGTGTCTGAGGCAGTGGCGCTCGCTCTGCGTGCGAGGGAAGCAGCACAGTGGGAAGATGAAGAGAGTGACAGTGATTTCTGA